The following are encoded in a window of Brevibacillus ruminantium genomic DNA:
- the cax gene encoding calcium/proton exchanger, which translates to MKLRLFFIIVGCILLLAGYAHYFTENELFQFITSSIAIVFLAAWLGKSTESVAHYAGDRIGGFLNATFGNAAELIIAFFLVKEGLFEMVKASITGAIIGNLLLVLGLSVLLGGLKYKEQTFNSKLASHNASLMMLAIVALFIPAVFMKELPPIKIETLSIVIAVLLIIAYVLWLVFSMITHRDFLSDIETHESEALWSKSVSMIMLGISTFFVAVVSEWLVHSVHQVSTSLGWSELFVGAFVIAIIGNAAEHSAALLLALKGRIGAAVEIAVGSSLQIALFVAPTLVLISLLMGRPMDIVFTTFELAAIGVATVITISITRDGATNWFEGVLLLAVYLILGTAFFFI; encoded by the coding sequence ATGAAGCTGCGCCTGTTTTTTATCATCGTCGGGTGTATTCTTCTGCTTGCCGGGTACGCCCATTACTTCACGGAAAACGAACTTTTTCAGTTTATCACCTCTTCTATTGCAATCGTATTTCTCGCAGCCTGGCTGGGAAAATCGACAGAAAGCGTAGCGCATTACGCAGGGGATCGGATCGGAGGCTTTCTGAATGCTACCTTCGGCAATGCGGCTGAGCTGATCATCGCCTTTTTCCTGGTAAAAGAAGGGCTGTTCGAGATGGTCAAAGCTTCCATCACGGGTGCCATTATCGGCAATCTGCTGTTGGTCCTGGGTTTAAGTGTGTTGCTCGGGGGATTAAAGTACAAGGAACAAACCTTTAACAGCAAGCTCGCCAGTCATAATGCCTCCCTGATGATGCTGGCCATCGTTGCCCTGTTTATCCCTGCAGTGTTTATGAAGGAACTTCCGCCCATAAAAATCGAGACGCTCAGTATTGTCATCGCCGTGCTCTTAATCATCGCCTATGTGCTTTGGCTGGTCTTTTCCATGATCACACACCGGGATTTTTTGTCCGACATCGAAACCCATGAAAGCGAGGCCCTCTGGTCCAAGAGCGTTTCCATGATCATGCTCGGGATTTCCACTTTTTTCGTCGCGGTGGTTTCGGAGTGGCTGGTACACAGTGTCCACCAGGTATCCACGTCGCTGGGCTGGTCGGAGCTTTTTGTCGGGGCCTTTGTCATCGCCATCATTGGCAACGCCGCCGAACATAGTGCAGCCCTGCTCTTGGCATTGAAAGGCCGCATCGGGGCTGCCGTCGAGATTGCCGTGGGTTCCAGCCTGCAGATCGCCCTGTTTGTCGCCCCGACACTAGTCTTAATTAGTCTGTTGATGGGCCGCCCGATGGATATTGTTTTCACCACATTTGAACTTGCAGCGATTGGCGTGGCTACGGTTATCACCATCTCGATCACCCGGGACGGAGCCACCAACTGGTTTGAAGGTGTTTTGCTGCTGGCGGTCTATCTTATATTGGGAACAGCCTTCTTTTTCATCTGA
- a CDS encoding sodium-dependent transporter, which yields MKQTDQWTTRLGFILAAAGSAIGLGAIWKFPYVVGTSGGGAFFLLFLLFTVVIGLPLLLGEFVIGRSTQKEAVSAYKQIAPGTAWHWIGKLGVATCFILLSFYSVVGGWILSYLYLGIAGQMKGLPYDELFHRVIASPYGSVGAQFLFMLMTIWVVARGVQSGIEAANKYLMPALFLLFLVLMVRSLTLDGAFAGVSFFLTPDFSKMTSESILYAMGQSFFSLSVGVSVMVTYSSYLGKQENLVRSAGSIVGLNLLVSLFAGLAIFPAVFSLDMEPTAGPGLLFIMLPSVFEHIPFGTLFLLIFLALFLFATLTSAFSMLEIIVASVAKGNVEKRKRYAWIVGALIFLVGIPSALSFGVWEDVSIGGKSIFDAADYLVSNILMPLGAFLIAIFVPLRLKREVLIHELQVSTDWGRRAFAAWLLLLRYVAPVAIILVFLSSLNLF from the coding sequence GTGAAACAAACAGATCAATGGACGACCAGACTTGGTTTTATTCTGGCCGCAGCAGGTTCGGCAATCGGCCTGGGAGCCATCTGGAAATTCCCGTATGTTGTGGGGACGAGCGGTGGAGGGGCTTTTTTTCTTTTGTTCCTGCTTTTTACAGTGGTGATCGGCCTGCCGCTTCTTCTTGGAGAATTCGTCATCGGGAGAAGCACGCAGAAGGAAGCCGTCTCCGCCTATAAACAAATTGCACCTGGAACAGCTTGGCATTGGATCGGCAAGCTGGGCGTGGCGACCTGCTTTATCCTGCTTTCTTTTTACAGCGTCGTAGGAGGATGGATACTCAGCTATCTGTATCTCGGGATTGCCGGTCAAATGAAGGGATTACCCTATGACGAACTGTTTCACCGTGTGATCGCGAGCCCTTACGGATCAGTAGGAGCACAGTTCCTCTTTATGCTGATGACAATTTGGGTCGTCGCACGTGGTGTACAGTCCGGTATCGAAGCGGCCAACAAGTATCTCATGCCGGCCTTGTTTCTCTTGTTTCTGGTCTTGATGGTTCGCTCTTTGACGCTTGATGGGGCATTTGCAGGCGTTTCCTTTTTCCTGACGCCCGATTTTTCTAAGATGACGTCGGAATCCATTTTATATGCGATGGGTCAATCCTTCTTTTCGCTGAGTGTCGGCGTTTCCGTCATGGTGACGTACAGTTCTTATTTAGGTAAGCAGGAGAATCTGGTGCGCTCTGCGGGTTCGATCGTGGGATTGAATCTCCTGGTATCCTTGTTTGCGGGCTTGGCCATTTTTCCTGCGGTCTTTTCACTTGATATGGAACCGACAGCAGGCCCGGGGCTTTTGTTTATCATGCTGCCTTCCGTATTTGAACATATCCCGTTTGGAACCCTGTTTCTGCTGATTTTTTTGGCACTGTTTCTGTTTGCTACTCTTACTTCTGCCTTCTCGATGCTGGAGATTATTGTAGCCTCCGTCGCCAAGGGGAATGTCGAAAAGCGGAAACGCTATGCCTGGATTGTAGGAGCACTCATATTTTTAGTGGGGATTCCTTCAGCTCTGTCCTTTGGAGTGTGGGAGGATGTCAGCATCGGCGGGAAATCGATTTTTGACGCCGCTGATTACCTGGTCAGCAATATTCTCATGCCGCTTGGAGCGTTCCTAATTGCCATTTTTGTACCCCTCAGGTTAAAGCGCGAGGTCCTCATCCATGAGCTGCAAGTATCCACAGATTGGGGAAGACGGGCGTTTGCTGCCTGGTTGCTCTTGCTCCGGTATGTGGCTCCTGTCGCGATCATCCTTGTATTTTTAAGCTCACTCAATCTTTTTTAA
- a CDS encoding YlaN family protein yields MAEIKIPDLEQKALELLRADADKIFKLIDVQMENLTMPQCPLYEEVLDTQMFGLSREVEFAVRLGLIEEEIGREIMGSLERKLADLHELYNQNN; encoded by the coding sequence TTGGCAGAGATTAAGATTCCCGATCTGGAGCAAAAGGCACTGGAATTGCTGCGAGCAGATGCGGACAAGATATTCAAATTGATCGACGTACAGATGGAAAACCTGACGATGCCGCAGTGTCCTCTGTACGAAGAAGTGCTGGACACTCAGATGTTCGGGTTATCGCGTGAAGTAGAGTTCGCCGTCCGTTTGGGATTGATTGAAGAAGAGATCGGACGAGAAATCATGGGTTCCCTGGAAAGAAAGCTGGCGGATCTGCACGAGCTCTACAACCAGAATAACTAA
- the glsA gene encoding glutaminase A, which produces MIRDTAGEAEKGEVASYIPELARQEKHMLGISVCLVDGTLLSAGDANHSFTLQSISKIFSLMVALCEHGPDYVFQRVGKEPTGDPFNSIIKLETIKPHKPLNPMINAGAIAVAGMIPGASVEERLDKILQLLRKMSGNPDLRVNEKVYQSEKQTADRNRALAYFLKDSGILQGDVEETLDLYFRHCSIDMTTVEVARLAAVLAADGYDARSREQLFPREVARICKTFMITCGMYNASGEFAIDVGIPAKSGVAGGIMAAVPQRMGIGVFGPALDDKGNSVAGVKVLEKLSDRLDLSVF; this is translated from the coding sequence ATGATCCGCGACACGGCCGGGGAAGCAGAGAAGGGAGAGGTCGCATCCTACATACCTGAGTTGGCCAGGCAGGAGAAGCACATGCTTGGCATCAGCGTCTGTCTTGTAGACGGCACACTTTTGTCTGCAGGGGATGCGAACCACAGTTTTACCCTGCAAAGCATCTCGAAAATCTTTTCGTTGATGGTAGCCCTGTGCGAACACGGACCTGATTACGTTTTTCAGCGAGTAGGGAAAGAACCGACCGGCGATCCTTTCAACTCGATTATCAAGCTGGAAACAATCAAACCGCATAAACCCCTGAATCCTATGATTAATGCCGGGGCGATAGCCGTAGCCGGTATGATTCCAGGTGCTAGTGTTGAGGAGCGGTTGGACAAGATCCTCCAGCTTCTGCGAAAAATGAGCGGTAATCCTGATTTGCGCGTAAATGAAAAAGTGTATCAGTCGGAAAAGCAGACGGCTGATCGAAATCGGGCACTTGCCTACTTCCTCAAAGACAGCGGGATTCTTCAGGGAGACGTCGAAGAAACGCTCGATTTATATTTTCGGCATTGTTCCATCGACATGACCACTGTTGAAGTGGCCCGACTTGCCGCCGTTCTTGCTGCGGACGGATACGACGCAAGAAGTCGAGAACAATTATTTCCGAGAGAAGTGGCACGGATTTGCAAAACATTTATGATTACCTGCGGGATGTACAATGCTTCCGGTGAATTTGCTATCGATGTCGGCATTCCTGCGAAGAGCGGGGTTGCCGGGGGAATTATGGCTGCCGTTCCTCAGCGCATGGGAATCGGTGTCTTTGGTCCGGCTCTCGACGATAAAGGAAACTCTGTCGCCGGCGTCAAAGTATTGGAAAAGCTGTCTGACCGGTTGGATTTGAGTGTTTTTTAG
- a CDS encoding molybdopterin-binding protein gives MSDVIVFKGAVSFPITLDPSVWIFDERKFDLGSYQGETEDETSYQLKYLEGTGAQWDKELREGAVPPSERKSLIQERKALQGDYAIKLAPFIENARPLPEATHLRIHRENGESLLLPLSEAKRAILQFSKEGKPIRTDGPVYFYLPEAFLAQEPPITGITAFEIVSEN, from the coding sequence ATGTCGGATGTGATCGTGTTCAAGGGAGCGGTTTCCTTTCCCATTACCCTGGACCCGAGTGTGTGGATTTTTGATGAGCGAAAATTTGACCTTGGTTCCTACCAAGGAGAAACAGAGGATGAAACCAGCTATCAACTAAAATATCTGGAGGGAACCGGCGCGCAGTGGGACAAAGAGCTGAGAGAAGGGGCTGTCCCGCCATCTGAGAGAAAAAGCCTGATTCAAGAGAGAAAAGCTCTCCAAGGCGATTATGCGATAAAACTGGCGCCATTTATTGAGAATGCCCGTCCGCTGCCAGAAGCGACTCACTTGCGAATTCACCGGGAGAACGGAGAATCTCTCCTGCTCCCCCTTAGCGAAGCGAAGCGAGCGATCCTGCAGTTTTCCAAGGAGGGGAAACCAATTCGCACCGATGGACCTGTTTACTTTTACCTGCCTGAAGCGTTTCTGGCACAGGAACCTCCCATTACTGGGATCACTGCCTTTGAAATCGTATCTGAGAACTAA
- the sda gene encoding sporulation histidine kinase inhibitor Sda: protein MKYLTDQMLIEVYHRAVDLQLDPDFIELLNTEIKRRNIGHTQVVSA, encoded by the coding sequence GTGAAATACTTAACTGACCAAATGTTGATCGAAGTATATCATCGTGCAGTCGACCTTCAACTGGACCCAGATTTTATTGAATTGCTTAACACAGAGATAAAGAGAAGAAACATCGGACACACGCAGGTAGTCAGCGCGTGA
- a CDS encoding ornithine--oxo-acid transaminase, producing the protein MNKTNQVIDQTEKFGAHNYHPLPIVIAKAEGVWVEDPEGNKYLDMLSAYSALNQGHRHPRIIQALKDQADKVTLTSRAFYNDQLGTFYEKLAELTGKDMILPMNTGAEAVETALKAVRRWAYDVKKVPENQAEIIVCAGNFHGRTVTITSFSSDPGYQRGFGPFTPGFTIIPYGDLDALKQAITPNTAAFMLEPIQGEAGIIIPPEGFLKQAYEVCRENNVLFVCDEIQTGFGRTGKLFAADWEDVKPDMYIMGKALGGGVFPISAVAADKEVLGVFEPGSHGSTFGGNPLGCAVAIAAMDVLKDEQLVERSRELGEYFISKLREIQNPLIKDIRGRGLFIGLELNGAARPYCEKLKELGLLCKETHETTIRFAPPLMISKEDLDWAIERIKQVLHVSETANA; encoded by the coding sequence ATGAATAAAACCAATCAAGTGATTGATCAAACGGAAAAATTCGGGGCGCACAACTATCATCCGCTACCGATTGTGATTGCCAAAGCAGAAGGTGTTTGGGTAGAAGATCCTGAAGGAAATAAATATCTCGACATGCTCAGCGCATACTCGGCCCTGAACCAGGGGCACCGTCATCCGCGCATCATTCAAGCACTGAAGGATCAGGCGGACAAAGTAACCCTCACGTCTCGTGCTTTTTACAACGATCAGTTGGGGACTTTTTATGAAAAGCTGGCGGAACTGACGGGAAAAGATATGATTTTGCCGATGAACACCGGTGCAGAAGCGGTGGAAACGGCGTTGAAAGCAGTAAGACGCTGGGCGTATGATGTCAAAAAAGTGCCGGAAAATCAAGCGGAAATCATTGTGTGCGCCGGCAACTTCCACGGACGTACCGTCACAATCACTTCCTTTTCTTCCGATCCTGGCTATCAACGCGGGTTTGGTCCGTTCACCCCGGGCTTTACGATCATTCCTTACGGCGATCTGGATGCATTGAAGCAGGCGATCACACCCAATACAGCAGCCTTTATGCTTGAACCAATCCAGGGGGAAGCGGGGATCATTATCCCGCCAGAAGGCTTCCTGAAACAGGCCTATGAGGTTTGCAGGGAAAACAATGTCTTGTTTGTCTGTGATGAAATCCAGACCGGATTTGGCCGCACTGGAAAATTGTTTGCTGCGGATTGGGAAGATGTGAAACCGGATATGTACATCATGGGGAAAGCGCTGGGCGGAGGAGTATTCCCGATCTCAGCCGTAGCGGCAGACAAGGAAGTACTCGGGGTGTTTGAACCAGGTTCGCATGGTTCTACATTTGGAGGCAACCCGCTCGGCTGTGCTGTTGCCATTGCAGCCATGGATGTATTGAAGGATGAACAGCTTGTCGAACGTTCCCGGGAACTGGGAGAGTATTTTATCAGCAAGCTCAGAGAGATCCAAAATCCGTTGATTAAAGATATTCGCGGAAGAGGACTCTTTATCGGACTGGAGCTGAATGGCGCGGCTCGACCTTACTGCGAGAAATTGAAGGAACTGGGTCTGCTGTGCAAAGAAACACATGAAACGACCATTCGATTTGCACCGCCATTGATGATCAGCAAAGAGGACCTGGATTGGGCAATCGAGCGGATCAAGCAGGTGCTGCACGTTTCTGAAACAGCAAACGCATAA
- a CDS encoding sigma-54 interaction domain-containing protein, with protein MSTGKHMITPDKYLHVLDSILDSVNEGVHVIDAAGTTIVYNRKMTEMESMSKRDVLNKPLAEVFQFPQGQESTLLTCLRTRNSVRNVRQTYFNDKGQEINTINNTYPIIVDGELLGAMELANDVTKVERLLREKNLWENGARYTFDKIIGDSSVIKDVVENAKRAARTSSSVLVVGETGAGKELFVQSIHNASMRAAGPFISQNCAALPDSLIEGLLFGTARGAFTGAVERPGLFEQAQGGTLFLDEINSLSMSLQAKLLRALQEKSIRRIGDTKDRAIDVRIIAAMNEDPVEAISHQRLRKDLYYRLGVVTLFIPSLRDRKDDIPLLIRHFIEKYNELFQMKVEGVSDHVMQFFMSHDWPGNVRELQHIIEGSMNLMADERLITSEHLPYHFLRRTSGSLKEKITVMPVSDEIVPLKQKLQEFETYYIQKVVEKHNGNISRAAQELQISRQSLQYRVRKLGVKR; from the coding sequence ATGTCAACCGGGAAACACATGATTACGCCCGACAAATATCTTCACGTCCTGGACAGTATTTTGGACAGTGTGAATGAAGGCGTCCATGTCATCGATGCTGCCGGAACTACAATCGTCTATAACCGCAAAATGACCGAGATGGAATCCATGAGTAAACGGGATGTGCTGAACAAGCCCCTCGCAGAGGTTTTCCAATTTCCCCAAGGGCAGGAGAGTACCTTGCTCACTTGTCTGCGGACCAGAAACAGCGTACGCAATGTGCGCCAAACCTATTTCAACGACAAAGGACAAGAGATCAACACCATCAACAATACCTACCCGATCATCGTCGATGGTGAACTCCTCGGCGCCATGGAGCTGGCTAATGACGTGACCAAGGTGGAACGGCTGCTGCGCGAGAAAAATCTCTGGGAGAACGGCGCACGTTATACCTTTGACAAAATTATCGGAGACAGCTCAGTCATCAAGGATGTCGTCGAAAATGCCAAGCGCGCTGCCCGTACCTCTTCTTCTGTCCTGGTCGTTGGTGAAACTGGGGCTGGCAAAGAACTGTTCGTTCAAAGCATACACAACGCCAGCATGCGCGCAGCAGGACCTTTTATTTCCCAAAACTGCGCCGCGTTGCCCGACAGCCTGATCGAAGGACTCCTCTTCGGTACCGCACGCGGTGCATTTACGGGCGCGGTGGAGCGGCCCGGCTTATTTGAACAGGCACAGGGCGGCACCCTCTTTTTGGACGAGATCAACTCGCTTAGTATGTCCCTTCAGGCTAAACTGTTGCGGGCCCTGCAGGAAAAGTCGATTCGCCGCATCGGGGATACGAAGGACAGAGCGATTGATGTGCGAATCATCGCCGCGATGAACGAAGATCCTGTAGAAGCCATCTCTCATCAGCGATTGCGCAAGGATTTATACTATCGGCTTGGTGTGGTTACACTATTTATTCCATCCCTGCGTGACCGCAAAGACGATATTCCGCTCCTGATTCGGCATTTCATTGAAAAATACAATGAGCTGTTTCAAATGAAGGTCGAGGGCGTATCCGACCATGTAATGCAATTTTTCATGAGCCATGACTGGCCGGGCAATGTTCGTGAGCTGCAGCATATCATCGAAGGATCCATGAATCTGATGGCCGATGAACGATTGATTACCTCCGAGCATCTTCCTTACCATTTTTTACGCCGCACATCTGGGTCTCTAAAGGAAAAGATAACAGTGATGCCCGTATCGGACGAAATCGTGCCCTTAAAGCAAAAGCTGCAAGAGTTCGAAACCTATTACATACAAAAAGTCGTAGAAAAACACAACGGCAACATTTCTCGAGCTGCCCAAGAATTGCAAATCAGCCGACAAAGCCTTCAATACCGAGTTCGGAAGCTGGGGGTCAAACGATAG
- a CDS encoding amino acid permease, which translates to MSTMNEHHDLKRSMNSRHLFMISLGGVIGTGLFVGSGYTISQAGPIGTIISYLVGGFIMYLTMLCLGELSVAMPVAGSFQAYMTKFVSPSLGFAVGWLYWFGWAVTVALELLSSGLMMQRWFPGSPVWMWCAIFGALLFLLNALSARAFGETEFWFSSIKVSAIILFIILGGAAMFGLISMKGGQPAPMLSQYINSPLLPNGITGLLLTMITVNFSFQGTELIGIAAGESKEPEKTIPRSIRTTVWRTLVFFVLAIFILAGLIPYTKAGVVESPFVAVFDSIGIPYAADIMNFVVLTALLSVANSGLYAATRMLYSLSRTGMASHKLGLTNRKGIPMNALLITFAISLLSLLSGFIAEETVFMVLLSVAGLGAQVGWISISASQLAFRRQYLKKGGKLEDLKFKTPLYPFLPGLALVLNIVVLVSLAFDPSQRIALYGGVPFVIISILIYQFYFKNKRGDSTESGENAV; encoded by the coding sequence ATGTCCACAATGAATGAACACCACGATTTAAAGCGCTCTATGAACAGTCGGCATCTCTTCATGATCTCTCTCGGAGGGGTTATCGGAACGGGATTATTTGTGGGCTCGGGCTATACCATCAGTCAGGCCGGTCCAATCGGAACCATTATTTCCTACCTGGTCGGCGGATTCATTATGTATCTCACCATGCTCTGTCTGGGAGAACTGTCGGTCGCCATGCCTGTAGCCGGATCGTTTCAAGCCTATATGACGAAATTTGTCAGCCCTTCGCTCGGTTTTGCCGTCGGTTGGCTTTACTGGTTTGGCTGGGCGGTGACGGTGGCCCTGGAACTATTGTCTTCCGGCCTGATGATGCAGCGCTGGTTCCCTGGTTCGCCTGTATGGATGTGGTGTGCGATCTTCGGAGCCCTTCTCTTTCTTCTGAATGCGCTTTCAGCACGTGCTTTCGGAGAAACTGAGTTCTGGTTTTCCAGCATTAAAGTAAGCGCTATCATCCTGTTTATCATCCTGGGCGGTGCAGCCATGTTTGGCCTGATCAGCATGAAAGGTGGGCAGCCTGCACCAATGTTGTCTCAATATATCAACAGCCCGCTGCTCCCAAACGGGATTACCGGACTCCTTTTAACGATGATTACGGTTAATTTTTCCTTCCAGGGAACCGAACTGATCGGGATCGCTGCCGGTGAGAGCAAAGAGCCTGAAAAAACAATCCCCCGCTCTATTCGCACAACGGTGTGGAGAACCTTGGTATTTTTTGTGCTCGCCATCTTTATTTTGGCCGGTTTGATTCCCTACACGAAGGCTGGAGTCGTCGAAAGTCCGTTTGTGGCGGTCTTTGACAGCATCGGAATCCCTTATGCGGCGGATATCATGAACTTCGTCGTTCTGACCGCCCTGCTTTCTGTAGCCAACTCCGGTCTCTATGCCGCGACGCGGATGCTCTACTCCCTTTCCCGTACAGGAATGGCGAGTCATAAATTAGGCCTCACCAATCGCAAGGGAATTCCCATGAACGCACTTTTGATTACCTTTGCGATCTCGTTGCTTTCTCTTCTTTCCGGGTTTATCGCTGAGGAAACGGTTTTCATGGTGCTGCTTTCGGTGGCAGGTCTGGGTGCGCAGGTTGGCTGGATTTCGATATCCGCTTCGCAACTCGCTTTCCGTCGTCAATACCTGAAAAAGGGCGGAAAGCTGGAGGACCTGAAATTTAAAACGCCACTCTACCCGTTTTTGCCCGGTCTCGCTTTGGTGCTGAACATCGTCGTCTTGGTCAGCCTGGCCTTTGATCCAAGCCAGCGCATCGCCCTGTATGGCGGAGTCCCCTTCGTTATCATTTCCATTCTGATTTACCAGTTCTACTTTAAAAACAAGCGCGGCGATTCCACCGAATCGGGGGAAAACGCCGTCTGA
- a CDS encoding MDR family MFS transporter, translated as MKREIWGETPVSVKLLLGTSFMMNLGFYALIPYLTLHLTGSIGWTVAMAGLVLSVRQFSQQGFAFLGGVVADKFGYKGTMVLGLWIRAIGFAMFAFCTETWHFFIAAILSGLGGSLFDPAGSAAFAVLTPEPIRKEVFSFRNVLTNIGIVGSQVVGTALASVDFTYLSLFAGTMFAVNGLLVLFFLQPIAAKNTRQGIWSSMSVVIQDRRFVRYTMILMGYYYLNMQLFLTIPQLVEDVTARKADVGIVLSAISVSVILLQMKVSQWLEGYNQRFTLIGIGALVMGVGLFLLAFADNLWMLIVNAFLYALGTMIAVPNVVEVVPRLAPKEQVGAYYGFNGYSLAIGGSFGQFAGGWVYDTARHLGASWLPWTICLVIGIWVAWQMHRMEQSIQAENRGKNCTKMARS; from the coding sequence ATGAAACGGGAAATATGGGGAGAGACCCCGGTTTCCGTAAAGCTGTTGTTGGGCACCTCTTTTATGATGAATCTGGGCTTTTATGCGCTGATTCCCTATTTAACTCTGCATTTGACTGGCAGCATCGGTTGGACTGTCGCCATGGCTGGACTTGTGCTCAGCGTCCGTCAGTTCTCTCAGCAAGGTTTTGCGTTCTTGGGCGGTGTTGTTGCGGATAAATTCGGATACAAGGGAACGATGGTCCTGGGACTGTGGATCAGGGCGATCGGGTTTGCCATGTTTGCGTTTTGTACGGAAACCTGGCATTTTTTTATCGCAGCTATTCTTTCTGGATTGGGCGGCTCTCTGTTTGACCCAGCGGGGTCTGCTGCATTTGCGGTCCTGACTCCGGAGCCGATTCGCAAAGAAGTCTTTTCCTTTCGCAATGTACTGACAAATATTGGGATTGTAGGCTCGCAAGTCGTCGGAACGGCGCTCGCTTCTGTAGATTTCACCTATTTGTCTCTCTTTGCTGGTACCATGTTTGCGGTAAATGGACTGCTCGTGCTCTTTTTCCTGCAACCCATTGCAGCCAAAAATACACGACAAGGGATTTGGAGCAGCATGTCGGTGGTCATCCAGGATCGGCGCTTTGTCCGCTACACCATGATCCTGATGGGCTACTACTATTTGAACATGCAACTTTTTTTGACGATCCCGCAGCTAGTTGAGGACGTCACAGCCCGAAAAGCGGATGTCGGGATTGTCCTTTCGGCGATATCTGTCTCGGTTATTTTGTTGCAAATGAAGGTAAGTCAGTGGCTGGAGGGGTATAACCAGCGCTTTACGTTAATTGGGATCGGCGCACTGGTAATGGGTGTGGGGCTGTTCTTGCTCGCATTTGCTGATAACCTATGGATGTTAATCGTCAATGCCTTTCTGTATGCGCTGGGAACCATGATTGCCGTGCCTAACGTGGTGGAGGTCGTACCGCGGCTGGCACCAAAGGAACAGGTCGGGGCCTATTACGGATTTAACGGATATTCCCTTGCGATTGGCGGCTCTTTCGGACAATTCGCTGGTGGATGGGTGTATGATACGGCTCGTCACTTGGGTGCATCCTGGCTTCCGTGGACGATTTGTCTTGTCATCGGGATCTGGGTGGCTTGGCAGATGCATCGGATGGAGCAAAGCATCCAGGCAGAGAATCGTGGAAAAAACTGTACAAAAATGGCCCGTTCATGA
- a CDS encoding LysR family transcriptional regulator, producing MDFEQLRAFYTLAQTKNFTKAAEMLHLVQSTVTMRIKQLEDKVGKPLFIRDKRSVEITQAGLTLLPYAERILKLAHEAVNEIASLQPYEDYLSIGSLNSIWASTLEPILREYHVRYPQIAISTKTGHSSDVIQYLLDNVIQIGIVYVPPSLPTFDVIPTWDDEIVLVCSPQDPIASASQVDARELRKLPLLYVNWGPPFDEWIRQTLPRNYVPNLHLDKAELAIDLVKDGLGVSLLTRSAVKADLAAGTLKEVQIVGNKPPKRSAYIVLPKDKKNKPSVEKWLSLMNEFGYFT from the coding sequence ATGGACTTCGAACAGCTTCGGGCCTTCTACACATTAGCCCAGACGAAAAACTTTACCAAGGCGGCCGAGATGCTTCACCTCGTGCAGTCTACCGTAACGATGCGGATCAAACAATTGGAAGATAAGGTTGGCAAGCCTCTCTTTATCCGTGATAAACGCAGCGTCGAAATTACCCAGGCAGGCCTTACCCTGCTACCGTACGCTGAGCGGATTCTCAAGCTCGCTCATGAGGCGGTAAATGAAATCGCCTCGCTCCAACCCTATGAAGACTATCTTTCTATCGGGAGTCTAAACTCCATCTGGGCTTCTACACTGGAGCCGATTCTGCGAGAGTACCATGTCCGCTATCCGCAGATCGCGATCAGCACAAAAACCGGACACTCTTCCGATGTGATTCAATACTTGCTGGATAATGTCATTCAAATCGGGATTGTATATGTGCCGCCTTCCCTGCCGACCTTTGACGTCATCCCCACCTGGGATGATGAAATCGTCCTTGTATGCAGTCCACAGGACCCCATCGCCTCCGCTTCGCAGGTGGATGCCAGGGAGTTGAGGAAACTGCCTCTTCTGTACGTCAACTGGGGCCCTCCCTTTGATGAGTGGATTCGTCAGACACTCCCACGCAACTACGTCCCCAATTTGCATCTTGACAAAGCAGAGCTGGCCATTGATCTCGTAAAAGACGGGCTTGGCGTCAGTCTGCTGACACGATCTGCGGTAAAAGCGGACCTGGCGGCAGGAACACTGAAGGAAGTGCAGATCGTCGGCAACAAGCCCCCGAAACGATCTGCGTATATCGTTTTGCCGAAGGACAAAAAAAACAAGCCTAGCGTAGAAAAATGGCTAAGCTTGATGAATGAATTCGGCTATTTCACTTAA